The following are from one region of the Melaminivora suipulveris genome:
- a CDS encoding MotA/TolQ/ExbB proton channel family protein — MDALQWLRQGDAVTQGTAALLLAMSVASWVAILWKFYLTARARRDVPRAAAAFWQAPALADAAARVVPFDRAALLLPLVQAAVQARAPVAGVAGLAGQGGLEQRLTRSLRGALHAVLARLQWGQVLLATMGSTAPFVGLLGTVWGIHHALAALAGNQQITIERLAGPVGEALVMTAAGLAVAIPAVLAYNWFGRSIANIEAELEGFARDLRALLLDGGATVQQD; from the coding sequence ATGGACGCCCTGCAGTGGCTGCGCCAGGGCGACGCCGTTACCCAGGGCACGGCGGCGCTGCTGCTGGCCATGTCGGTGGCCAGCTGGGTCGCCATCCTGTGGAAGTTTTATCTGACCGCGCGCGCGCGCCGCGACGTGCCGCGCGCGGCCGCTGCCTTCTGGCAGGCGCCGGCACTGGCTGACGCAGCGGCGCGCGTGGTGCCCTTCGATCGCGCAGCGCTGCTGCTGCCGCTGGTGCAGGCCGCCGTGCAGGCCCGCGCGCCCGTGGCGGGCGTGGCTGGCCTGGCCGGGCAGGGCGGGCTGGAGCAGCGCCTGACGCGCAGCCTGCGCGGCGCGCTGCACGCCGTGCTGGCACGCCTGCAATGGGGTCAGGTACTGCTGGCTACGATGGGCTCGACGGCGCCCTTCGTCGGTCTGCTGGGCACCGTCTGGGGCATCCACCACGCGTTGGCGGCGCTGGCCGGCAATCAGCAGATCACCATCGAGCGCCTGGCCGGCCCGGTGGGCGAGGCGCTGGTCATGACCGCCGCCGGCCTGGCCGTGGCCATTCCCGCCGTGCTGGCCTACAACTGGTTCGGCCGCTCCATCGCCAACATCGAGGCCGAGCTGGAAGGCTTCGCCCGCGACCTGCGCGCGCTGCTGCTGGACGGTGGCGCCACCGTCCAGCAGGATTGA
- a CDS encoding ExbD/TolR family protein, which translates to MAFGRLERARGNEPMSDINVTPLVDVMLVLVVIFILSAPLLAGSIRLQLPRADGAQAAAAGGAQPISVALDAAGQAYVQDQPVLDDAQLAERLRELAARAPDAEIALRADTAVPYGRVVQIMGAAHAAGLTRIGFVTEPTREGAAPGQKP; encoded by the coding sequence ATGGCCTTCGGACGGCTGGAGCGTGCGCGCGGCAACGAGCCGATGAGCGACATCAACGTGACGCCGCTGGTCGACGTCATGCTGGTGCTGGTGGTGATTTTCATCCTGTCCGCGCCGCTCTTGGCCGGCAGCATCCGGCTGCAACTGCCGCGTGCGGATGGCGCGCAGGCAGCAGCTGCCGGCGGGGCGCAGCCCATCAGCGTGGCGCTGGACGCCGCCGGCCAGGCCTACGTGCAGGACCAGCCCGTGCTGGATGACGCCCAGCTCGCCGAGCGCCTGCGCGAGCTGGCCGCGCGCGCGCCGGATGCCGAGATCGCCCTGCGCGCCGACACCGCCGTGCCCTACGGCCGCGTGGTGCAGATCATGGGCGCGGCGCACGCGGCCGGGCTCACGCGCATCGGCTTCGTCACCGAGCCGACACGCGAGGGCGCCGCGCCTGGACAAAAACCATAG